Proteins encoded within one genomic window of Candidatus Thiodiazotropha endoloripes:
- the iscX gene encoding Fe-S cluster assembly protein IscX yields the protein MKWVDSLNIAIELDETYPDVDPRTLNFVDLRDWVIKLDEFDDDPHHSGEKILEAIQAAWIEERE from the coding sequence TTGAAATGGGTGGATAGTCTCAACATAGCGATTGAACTCGACGAAACCTATCCCGACGTGGATCCACGTACGCTCAACTTTGTCGATCTGCGGGATTGGGTGATCAAACTGGATGAATTCGATGATGATCCACACCACTCCGGTGAGAAAATACTCGAGGCGATCCAGGCTGCCTGGATAGAGGAGCGGGAGTAA
- a CDS encoding protein disulfide oxidoreductase, giving the protein MNQESSAKPPLTRRLLSWGFQLAGLLLVLFLIHLWQTRDLVAGVAPPLSANSLEGLPVDLETLGSEPVVVHFWATWCPVCKLEAPAIDDLAEDHKVVTVAMQSGQAAEVSDYLEANELGFTTINDPQGKLSSTWRVRGLPTSYIIDENRQVRFVSVGYTPELTLRLRLWLLDNIL; this is encoded by the coding sequence ATGAACCAGGAGAGCTCTGCAAAACCGCCTCTGACCCGTCGTCTGCTCAGCTGGGGGTTCCAGTTGGCTGGCCTCTTGCTGGTGCTGTTTCTGATCCATCTTTGGCAGACCCGTGATCTTGTGGCAGGTGTGGCACCACCCCTGTCGGCAAACAGCCTGGAAGGGCTTCCCGTCGATCTGGAAACGCTCGGCAGTGAACCGGTAGTGGTCCATTTCTGGGCAACCTGGTGTCCGGTATGCAAGCTTGAGGCGCCGGCAATCGACGATCTGGCTGAAGATCATAAGGTGGTCACAGTGGCCATGCAGTCGGGACAGGCCGCAGAAGTCAGCGACTATCTTGAAGCCAATGAGCTTGGCTTTACCACCATCAATGATCCTCAGGGAAAACTCTCATCCACCTGGCGTGTCCGGGGGCTGCCCACCAGCTATATCATCGATGAAAACCGTCAAGTGCGCTTCGTATCGGTAGGCTATACACCGGAGTTGACTCTGCGGCTGCGCCTCTGGCTGCTGGATAACATTCTGTAA
- a CDS encoding OmpA family protein, which yields MTLLKRSAYLIVLGVLFVGCTTAPTLSQTDVFETYGEIASFRKRLAEDESNGLFNLAPEGFRKAENKLNQAISLGRSKKDEAVAEKIREGREILDKAETDAITTKSLMREVLEARRLAIAAEADSMMADQFKALDNKLRLAAEQVEQGDLEAAKKWRPEMLEGYSEIELEALKQDATENARYDISQAINREADEYAPKTLKLAREELALAIAVLETNRTQRTKAKNHALEASKQARRSIELTELIKEFDNREYSAEDVLLWYQKQLAQINESTDEPLPFDQPNHEVVKVLQDKLANYAELRKTELATRIDLQSRLAAVERQNQEAQARFDKIQDLFSAEEANVYRQGHNILLEMRAFNFPSGGTDIQAENFELLDKIVTAIKSFPSPDVVVSGHTDSVGGDETNRKLSQQRAETVASFLEKVGGVERTRLTAIGYGEARPVANNETEIGRKSNRRIEVLIINE from the coding sequence ATGACGCTTCTAAAAAGATCTGCTTATCTCATTGTTTTGGGAGTGTTGTTTGTCGGTTGTACCACGGCCCCAACCCTCTCCCAGACCGATGTGTTTGAAACCTATGGCGAGATTGCGAGCTTTAGGAAACGCCTGGCCGAGGATGAGTCGAACGGTCTCTTCAATCTGGCACCCGAAGGGTTTCGCAAGGCAGAGAATAAACTGAACCAGGCCATCTCCCTGGGACGATCCAAAAAAGACGAAGCGGTCGCTGAGAAGATCCGTGAAGGGCGGGAGATTCTCGACAAGGCGGAAACCGATGCGATCACTACCAAATCATTGATGCGTGAGGTGCTGGAAGCCCGCCGGCTGGCGATTGCCGCAGAAGCCGACAGCATGATGGCGGATCAATTCAAAGCTCTGGACAACAAGTTGCGTCTGGCGGCTGAGCAGGTGGAGCAGGGTGATCTTGAAGCGGCGAAGAAGTGGCGTCCCGAGATGTTGGAAGGCTATTCGGAGATTGAACTGGAGGCGCTGAAGCAGGATGCCACCGAGAATGCCCGCTATGACATCTCCCAGGCAATCAATCGTGAAGCGGATGAGTATGCACCGAAGACCCTGAAGCTGGCCCGAGAGGAGCTGGCGCTGGCCATCGCGGTACTTGAGACCAACAGAACCCAGCGAACCAAGGCAAAGAACCATGCATTGGAAGCGAGTAAGCAGGCGCGGAGAAGTATCGAGCTTACCGAACTGATCAAAGAGTTCGACAACAGAGAGTACTCTGCGGAGGATGTTCTGCTTTGGTATCAGAAGCAGTTGGCACAGATCAACGAATCCACGGATGAACCACTGCCATTTGATCAGCCCAATCACGAAGTGGTGAAAGTACTGCAGGACAAACTGGCCAACTATGCGGAGTTACGTAAAACCGAACTGGCAACGCGCATTGATCTGCAGAGCCGGTTGGCCGCCGTGGAGCGCCAGAACCAGGAAGCTCAGGCCCGCTTCGATAAGATTCAGGATCTGTTCAGTGCCGAAGAGGCGAATGTCTATCGGCAGGGTCACAACATCCTGTTGGAGATGAGAGCCTTCAACTTCCCCAGTGGCGGTACCGATATCCAGGCTGAGAACTTCGAATTGCTGGACAAGATCGTTACCGCAATCAAATCCTTTCCCAGTCCCGATGTGGTGGTCTCAGGGCATACCGATTCGGTTGGGGGGGATGAGACTAACCGCAAACTCTCGCAACAGCGGGCCGAGACGGTGGCCTCATTTCTTGAGAAGGTCGGTGGTGTGGAGAGAACCCGATTAACGGCAATCGGCTATGGGGAGGCACGCCCGGTGGCCAACAACGAGACTGAGATTGGAAGGAAGAGCAATCGCAGAATCGAGGTGCTCATCATTAATGAATGA
- the fdx gene encoding ISC system 2Fe-2S type ferredoxin has translation MPQVIFLPHEEICPEGAAIDVEPGTTICDAALKHGIEIEHACEKSCACTTCHVIVREGFDSLQEAEEVEEDMLDKAWGLEPESRLSCQATVGDENLVIEIPKYTINMVSEHH, from the coding sequence ATGCCTCAAGTCATCTTTCTACCTCACGAAGAGATCTGTCCCGAAGGGGCGGCGATCGATGTGGAACCGGGAACGACCATCTGCGATGCCGCATTGAAGCACGGTATCGAGATCGAGCATGCCTGTGAGAAGTCCTGTGCCTGTACCACCTGCCATGTGATCGTGCGCGAAGGTTTCGACTCTTTGCAGGAGGCGGAAGAGGTGGAAGAGGATATGCTGGATAAGGCCTGGGGGCTCGAACCTGAATCGAGACTCAGCTGCCAGGCAACGGTTGGCGATGAAAACCTGGTGATCGAGATACCGAAATACACCATCAATATGGTTTCAGAACATCACTGA